The following coding sequences lie in one Nitratireductor mangrovi genomic window:
- a CDS encoding methyltransferase domain-containing protein has product MEPVFDPQTALARKKRLLAGSRPVAAFLMERAAEDLADRLATVERRFAAAAAIHCLTPHAALALRGSGKTDNVVRVEPDKAFLDGGAGFVSDNEVLPLELQSIDLAASLLTMHEVNDLPGWLIQIRRALRPDGLFLGAMAGGGTLEELRQSLLAAETEVTGGASPRVFPFADVRDAGGLLQRAGFALPVADADSVTVRYDTMFDLMRDLREMGATNTLVGRLRRPTARAVFLRAAQIYAERYADSDGRIRATFSFIWLSGWAPHPSQQQPLKPGSATMRLEDALKKGG; this is encoded by the coding sequence ATGGAACCGGTGTTCGATCCGCAAACGGCACTCGCGCGCAAAAAACGGCTGCTGGCCGGCAGCAGGCCGGTTGCCGCCTTCCTGATGGAGCGCGCAGCGGAGGACCTCGCCGACCGCCTCGCCACGGTGGAGCGGCGTTTCGCCGCCGCCGCCGCGATCCATTGCCTGACACCGCATGCCGCGCTCGCCCTGCGCGGCAGCGGCAAGACGGACAATGTCGTGCGGGTGGAGCCCGACAAGGCCTTCCTCGACGGCGGCGCCGGCTTCGTTTCGGACAATGAGGTCCTGCCGCTCGAACTGCAAAGCATCGACCTCGCAGCATCACTGCTGACCATGCATGAGGTCAACGACCTGCCGGGCTGGTTGATCCAGATTCGCCGGGCGCTGCGCCCCGACGGCCTGTTCCTCGGCGCCATGGCCGGGGGCGGCACGCTGGAGGAACTGCGGCAGTCGCTGCTCGCGGCCGAAACCGAGGTCACGGGCGGCGCCAGCCCGCGCGTCTTTCCCTTTGCCGACGTCCGCGATGCCGGCGGGCTACTGCAACGCGCTGGCTTTGCCCTGCCGGTCGCCGACGCCGACAGCGTGACGGTGCGCTACGACACAATGTTCGACCTGATGCGCGACCTGCGCGAGATGGGCGCTACCAATACGCTTGTCGGCCGTCTGAGACGGCCGACCGCGCGCGCGGTCTTTCTGCGCGCGGCGCAAATCTACGCTGAACGCTATGCCGACAGCGACGGCCGCATCCGCGCCACCTTCTCCTTCATCTGGCTGTCGGGGTGGGCGCCGCACCCCTCCCAGCAACAACCGCTGAAGCCCGGATCGGCCACGATGCGCCTCGAAGACGCCCTGAAGAAGGGCGGATAG
- a CDS encoding ComF family protein, which translates to MAAGSAFAARVLFPPVCGGCRRLVSEPGTLCGTCWRGLRLIERPFCEVLGMPFAVNMGEGAVSAGAIAEPPPFARARAAVAYSGVARRLVQGLKYRDRTDLAPWMARWMVRAGGDVLVGADMIVPVPLHRRRFFFRRFNQAAELARTVARLAGVAFEPTLVVRARRTRQQVGLGLRERETNVRGAFRVPPAARPLVKGKRVLVIDDVYTTGATVSAMARCLNRSGAAQVDILTFARVIGEDFRDGEDGPI; encoded by the coding sequence ATGGCGGCCGGTTCGGCCTTTGCCGCTAGGGTCCTCTTTCCGCCGGTCTGCGGAGGCTGCCGCCGTCTGGTCAGCGAGCCGGGCACGCTGTGCGGCACCTGCTGGCGCGGCCTGCGGCTGATCGAGCGGCCTTTTTGCGAGGTGCTGGGCATGCCCTTCGCCGTCAACATGGGCGAGGGTGCGGTGTCGGCCGGAGCGATCGCCGAGCCGCCGCCCTTTGCCCGCGCCCGCGCTGCCGTGGCCTACTCAGGCGTCGCGCGCCGGTTGGTGCAAGGGTTGAAGTATCGCGACCGTACCGACCTTGCGCCATGGATGGCGCGATGGATGGTGCGGGCGGGGGGCGACGTGCTTGTCGGTGCCGACATGATCGTGCCGGTGCCACTCCACCGGCGGCGGTTCTTCTTCCGGCGTTTCAACCAGGCGGCGGAACTGGCCCGCACCGTGGCACGCCTTGCCGGCGTCGCCTTCGAGCCGACGCTTGTCGTGCGGGCGCGGCGCACCCGACAGCAGGTCGGGCTCGGCCTGCGCGAACGCGAAACCAATGTGCGCGGAGCCTTCCGGGTTCCGCCCGCCGCGCGCCCGCTGGTCAAGGGCAAGCGCGTTCTGGTGATCGACGACGTCTACACTACAGGGGCCACCGTCTCGGCGATGGCGCGCTGCCTCAACCGTTCTGGCGCGGCCCAGGTCGACATTCTGACCTTTGCCCGCGTCATCGGTGAGGACTTCCGGGACGGCGAAGACGGCCCTATATAG